In the Populus nigra chromosome 2, ddPopNigr1.1, whole genome shotgun sequence genome, CAACAATGACGAAATGTCACAAAAAGGAGCAAATAAAAAGCCTAACATTTGAACTTTCATTGCGAATATGCACGAGTTATCAGTTTACCAAGAAAGAATACATGGTTTTGAACATTATAAAACAGTAACTAAAATCAGTTTGGGCTAACTAAACTTAATAATCTTTATCAATTCCCCTTATATGTGAACAAAAAAGTACCCTCAGCACTGATTGATGGGATGGcttaataaaacaaagataaaaaagaaacccagaaaggaaggaaaaaaaaaggaacggAAGAGAAGAGACGAGACCTGTCAGGAGTAATCTGAGAGAAGGAACTGGGTGCCCAAGAGGTGAGCAGGTTGCCCACACAAAGCAAGCTACCTTCATACTCCACCCCATTCACTCTGAATCCCGTATCAGTATacctttcaaaaaaaagaaaaggattttgattatttgaataaattataaaattgatttactaaaatataaaggaaatcATTAATAATACCCTTGAAAACGGAGTTGGTCTTCAGGGACGTTGTCGATGAGATTGATCTGATCGTAGAGAGAGAAAGCGCGTCTCAGCGATGGCAACTGCTTTATTCTTGGCTTTGGGCATTCCTTTCGGAGACTTTGTATCAGCTTTGGAAGTGTTGTAGTCATCGCTCTCTGTCTCACTCCTCCCATCTTCACTCTTTCCTTCAACAATGGCTGGCTTTGGCTTGAGAAGGGtccttttttcccttcttctttAACGCGCTACCCGCCGACATGTCAACTTAGCGAACCATTTCTGCTAGGTGTGGATCAACGACATGCCGCTCCTTTCCTCGCTTGAAATAACATTTGGTTTGACCCACATCCAAAGGTTCTAGTGGCAGCAGAGAGGtttttatttatgcaattgGGTCCTTGTGACAGATACTTCATTCATTAACAAAACCACCTTGCCTGAAAATTGGAGGGGGAAACCTCAACTTAGTCCAAACCTATATACTCACTTTCAATTGCATCCAAATctgtaaattttaataattaaatccaaaacatTTTCTACTTTTCTCAATTGaatcattttgtttaattttttttatacaatttacgTCTAATTTCTATGTTTTATGTACCAGAGAGAATTTGATGAAaaagttgatgaatagttgaaCACTTATATTTTCATTCTAACATGCATATTTATGCATTGAAATGAtgtaaatttcaagaaaatttggcaaaaatattgaataactTTACTTGATTAAGACTTCTTATCCTTTACGAGAATTAACAATACAATTGCAtggagaaaataattaattataaactaaaagCCAATGGGTTTTTATTATAGTAATTCatagttgtttttgttgtttattttttttttaattgcatctttttatgattaatttaatgaccaatatcttataatttatagtaaaaaaacaaaattaaaagaaaaagaaccaaactgtaaaacaatgaaaaactaTGTATCCAATCTTAAATTCACATGAAAAAGCTCTTTGTAATCCACCTATTTTTCATGTTCTTCCTCTACAATCTTTGTAGTTTTTTGtgtctaaatttttattttatttatttttcagccCATAGGTTTAAAGATGAAGAGAGAAAGTtgttaaaaaataccaaaaaagagagaaaatcatcaGTTCTCACATTGCagcaacaaaaatatcattcttAATTTCAACTGGTTCCATTTTACGAGGTAGG is a window encoding:
- the LOC133681505 gene encoding uncharacterized protein LOC133681505, with translation MGGVRQRAMTTTLPKLIQSLRKECPKPRIKQLPSLRRAFSLYDQINLIDNVPEDQLRFQGYTDTGFRVNGVEYEGSLLCVGNLLTSWAPSSFSQITPDSLSIFQIVRPIPEILIIGCGRYTQPVDPELRRFIRSTGMKLEAVDSRNAASTYNILNEEGRPVAAALLPYGVSS